In a single window of the Necator americanus strain Aroian chromosome X, whole genome shotgun sequence genome:
- a CDS encoding hypothetical protein (NECATOR_CHRX.G24967.T3) gives MHVSSQRLHPDNLPSIYSSPPTQLQALPPLVNSKGILDSTFSWIRRRVENSKPIRLCYHTVQPLSGHMPRRRACSRVLKRVGLQLRIVWILRTHSWRIRTCGGVTELDVTRSKQYLTTPFYGRNNYPPKMNCYYALTAQPGNRILIKILDVDMEAQIFRNCLDFIGFYEGKHVQFSRPYLSFCGQLKDRQVTSQGPALTILFSSDELIEGRGANISYEAVAFGECDAGWLSREDGNCYRYIEAQPKVGWVDAQDQCSQMQANLASIRNKRDFDYMIESFRLSSAHAWIGYTDADDEGSLMSVDSTSNAIWPKQTIQENGDVNDCLYLDYSRSGRDLYRLADCRKKQTFICQKRSNWSTVAVESQRDRIRRGAYSSSADYTIWLLILVALILFVILFCILLNACLKNRERNRVSNSESNQFFHGSDTCQIEQNEAPHKSGPEDQVDHHTATVCDHGTRQRKAVHLSPTQTHVVANVLELHPFPVRELPKLVDEVQQRTSEVSRSMAKDQFFAPVVDVFPALPPTSLPPLSIHETTPQSMNTREESFLRNKQSSHLFDRPKMNVLENVSAISLDEFWSNTKN, from the exons ATGCATGTCAGTAGTCAGCGGCTGCATCCCGACAA TCTGCCAAGCATTTACTCGTCTCCTCCCACCCAACTGCAAGCTCTTCCTCCACTCGTCAATTCAAAGGGAATTCTGGATTCAACCTTCTCCTGGATAAGAAGAAGAGTTGAAAACTCCAAGCCAATACG TTTATGCTATCACACTGTCCAACCTTTGTCGGGCCATATGCCAAGGAGGCGGGCTTGTAGCAG GGTTTTAAAACGCGTTGGCCTCCAACTCAGAATTGTTTGGATTTTACGGACGCATTCGTGGCGTATAAGGACTTGCGGAG GTGTTACTGAACTGGACGTTACACGATCGAAGCAATATCTCACAACTCCATTCTACGGCCGAAATAATTATCCTCCAAAAATGAACTGCTATTATGCCTTAACGGCGCAGCCGGGAAACAGAATATTGATAAAAATACTGGACGTCGACATGGAAGCACAGATATTCCGCAACTGTCTGGATTTCATAGGTTTTTATGAAG ggaaGCATGTTCAGTTCTCTCGTCCTTATTTGTCATTCTGTGGCCAACTCAAAGACAGACAG GTAACCTCACAAGGTCCTGCACTAACAATTCTTTTCTCGTCTGACGAACTGATTGAAGGACGAGGAGCAAACATTAGTTATGAAGCTGTTG CTTTCGGAGAATGCGATGCTGGATGGCTAAGTAGAGAGGACGGGAATTGTTATAGATACATAGAAGCACAACCGAAGGTTGGATGGGTGGATGCACAG GATCAGTGCAGCCAAATGCAGGCCAATCTCGCTTCCATTCGCAACAAACGAGATTTCGATTATATGATCG AATCGTTTCGTCTCTCTTCAGCACATGCTTGGATTGGATATACAGATGCCGATGATGAGGGGAGCCTTATGAGCGTCGACAGCACGTCAAACGCTATTTGGCC AAAACAGACCATACAGGAGAATGGTGACGTGAACGACTGCCTCTATCTCGACTACTCCCGTTCCGGTCGAGATTTATACCGATTGGCAGATTGTCGCAAAAAGCAAACGTTCATTTGTCAGAAACGTAGCA ACTGGTCAACCGTTGCAGTCGAATCTCAACGAGACCGTATTCGAAGAGGTGCCTATTCGTCAAGTGCTGACTATACAATTTGGCTTCTCATATTGGTTGCTTTGATCCTATTTGTCATCTTGTTCTGTATTTTACTCAACG CCTGTTTAAAAAACCGGGAACGTAATAGAGTGTCTAACTCAGAAAGTAATCAGTTCTTTCACGGATCTGATACATGTCAAATCGAGCAGAATGAAGCACCTCATAAGTCTGGACCTGAGGATCAAGTTGATCACCACACAGCTACAG TCTGTGATCATGGAACGAGACAACGAAAAGCAGTTCACTTGTCTCCTACACAAACTCATGTTGTTGCGAATGTATTGGAACTGCACCCTTTCCCAGTTAGAGAGCTTCCTAAGCTTGTGGATGAAGTACAACAACGAACTTCTGAAGTCTCACGGTCTATGGCAAAAGATCAATTCTTTGCTCCCGTTGTGGATGTCTTTCCTGCACTGCCACCGACGAGTTTGCCTCCGTTATCCATTCATGAAACGACTCCTCAAAGTATGAACACAAG GGAAGAAAGCTTTTTACGGAACAAGCAAAGTTCTCATCTGTTTGATCGTCCAAAGATGAATGTGTTGGAAAACGTATCAGCAATCTCTCTGGATGAATTCTGGAGCAATACCAAGAACTAA
- a CDS encoding hypothetical protein (NECATOR_CHRX.G24967.T1) — protein sequence MSSPLRVSPPHNGVKVIEIPLLQRENNGTRQEKVLKRVGLQLRIVWILRTHSWRIRTCGGVTELDVTRSKQYLTTPFYGRNNYPPKMNCYYALTAQPGNRILIKILDVDMEAQIFRNCLDFIGFYEGKHVQFSRPYLSFCGQLKDRQVTSQGPALTILFSSDELIEGRGANISYEAVAFGECDAGWLSREDGNCYRYIEAQPKVGWVDAQDQCSQMQANLASIRNKRDFDYMIESFRLSSAHAWIGYTDADDEGSLMSVDSTSNAIWPKQTIQENGDVNDCLYLDYSRSGRDLYRLADCRKKQTFICQKRSNWSTVAVESQRDRIRRGAYSSSADYTIWLLILVALILFVILFCILLNACLKNRERNRVSNSESNQFFHGSDTCQIEQNEAPHKSGPEDQVDHHTATVCDHGTRQRKAVHLSPTQTHVVANVLELHPFPVRELPKLVDEVQQRTSEVSRSMAKDQFFAPVVDVFPALPPTSLPPLSIHETTPQSMNTREESFLRNKQSSHLFDRPKMNVLENVSAISLDEFWSNTKN from the exons ATGTCGTCCCCACTTAGGGTTTCTCCTCCTCATAACGGCGTGAAAGTTATTGAGATTCCACTCTTGCAAAGGGAAAACAACGGAACACGTCAAGAAAA GGTTTTAAAACGCGTTGGCCTCCAACTCAGAATTGTTTGGATTTTACGGACGCATTCGTGGCGTATAAGGACTTGCGGAG GTGTTACTGAACTGGACGTTACACGATCGAAGCAATATCTCACAACTCCATTCTACGGCCGAAATAATTATCCTCCAAAAATGAACTGCTATTATGCCTTAACGGCGCAGCCGGGAAACAGAATATTGATAAAAATACTGGACGTCGACATGGAAGCACAGATATTCCGCAACTGTCTGGATTTCATAGGTTTTTATGAAG ggaaGCATGTTCAGTTCTCTCGTCCTTATTTGTCATTCTGTGGCCAACTCAAAGACAGACAG GTAACCTCACAAGGTCCTGCACTAACAATTCTTTTCTCGTCTGACGAACTGATTGAAGGACGAGGAGCAAACATTAGTTATGAAGCTGTTG CTTTCGGAGAATGCGATGCTGGATGGCTAAGTAGAGAGGACGGGAATTGTTATAGATACATAGAAGCACAACCGAAGGTTGGATGGGTGGATGCACAG GATCAGTGCAGCCAAATGCAGGCCAATCTCGCTTCCATTCGCAACAAACGAGATTTCGATTATATGATCG AATCGTTTCGTCTCTCTTCAGCACATGCTTGGATTGGATATACAGATGCCGATGATGAGGGGAGCCTTATGAGCGTCGACAGCACGTCAAACGCTATTTGGCC AAAACAGACCATACAGGAGAATGGTGACGTGAACGACTGCCTCTATCTCGACTACTCCCGTTCCGGTCGAGATTTATACCGATTGGCAGATTGTCGCAAAAAGCAAACGTTCATTTGTCAGAAACGTAGCA ACTGGTCAACCGTTGCAGTCGAATCTCAACGAGACCGTATTCGAAGAGGTGCCTATTCGTCAAGTGCTGACTATACAATTTGGCTTCTCATATTGGTTGCTTTGATCCTATTTGTCATCTTGTTCTGTATTTTACTCAACG CCTGTTTAAAAAACCGGGAACGTAATAGAGTGTCTAACTCAGAAAGTAATCAGTTCTTTCACGGATCTGATACATGTCAAATCGAGCAGAATGAAGCACCTCATAAGTCTGGACCTGAGGATCAAGTTGATCACCACACAGCTACAG TCTGTGATCATGGAACGAGACAACGAAAAGCAGTTCACTTGTCTCCTACACAAACTCATGTTGTTGCGAATGTATTGGAACTGCACCCTTTCCCAGTTAGAGAGCTTCCTAAGCTTGTGGATGAAGTACAACAACGAACTTCTGAAGTCTCACGGTCTATGGCAAAAGATCAATTCTTTGCTCCCGTTGTGGATGTCTTTCCTGCACTGCCACCGACGAGTTTGCCTCCGTTATCCATTCATGAAACGACTCCTCAAAGTATGAACACAAG GGAAGAAAGCTTTTTACGGAACAAGCAAAGTTCTCATCTGTTTGATCGTCCAAAGATGAATGTGTTGGAAAACGTATCAGCAATCTCTCTGGATGAATTCTGGAGCAATACCAAGAACTAA
- a CDS encoding hypothetical protein (NECATOR_CHRX.G24965.T1), which translates to MLVSVRANRRSTAGRATFQWIAPSNFTLSQLQAIIVKKLNLENFQVQFDYTRNPYKTQCSIYRVTILEEDWRLSEVLHMFNVEQRKFRADKEFECGIDLSTTETDLASSSVAVLFIPCHTILLYLWGEI; encoded by the exons ATCGCAGATCAACAGCAGGAAGG GCAACTTTTCAATGGATAGCGCCGTCGAACTTCACACTGTCGCAACTACAGGCAATAATTGTCAAGAAACTTAACCTCGAGAACTTTCAG GTACAGTTCGATTACACCCGGAACCCATATAAAACGCAGTGCAGTATATATCGCGTCACGATTCTCG AGGAGGATTGGCGTCTTTCTGAAGTACTTCATATGTTCAATGTCGAGCAGAGAAAGTTCAGGGCAGACAAGGAGTTTGAGTGTGGCATCGATTTATCCACAACAGAAACTGATTTAGCTAGCTCTTCAGTAGCAGTTCTTTTTATTCCATGCCACACAATCTTACTATATCTTTGGGGTGAAATTTAA
- a CDS encoding hypothetical protein (NECATOR_CHRX.G24967.T2) — MHVSSQRLHPDNLPSIYSSPPTQLQALPPLVNSKGILDSTFSWIRRRVENSKPIRLCYHTVQPLSGHMPRRRACSRVLKRVGLQLRIVWILRTHSWRIRTCGGVTELDVTRSKQYLTTPFYGRNNYPPKMNCYYALTAQPGNRILIKILDVDMEAQIFRNCLDFIGFYEGKHVQFSRPYLSFCGQLKDRQVTSQGPALTILFSSDELIEGRGANISYEAVAFGECDAGWLSREDGNCYRYIEAQPKVGWVDAQDQCSQMQANLASIRNKRDFDYMIAHAWIGYTDADDEGSLMSVDSTSNAIWPKQTIQENGDVNDCLYLDYSRSGRDLYRLADCRKKQTFICQKRSNWSTVAVESQRDRIRRGAYSSSADYTIWLLILVALILFVILFCILLNACLKNRERNRVSNSESNQFFHGSDTCQIEQNEAPHKSGPEDQVDHHTATVCDHGTRQRKAVHLSPTQTHVVANVLELHPFPVRELPKLVDEVQQRTSEVSRSMAKDQFFAPVVDVFPALPPTSLPPLSIHETTPQSMNTREESFLRNKQSSHLFDRPKMNVLENVSAISLDEFWSNTKN; from the exons ATGCATGTCAGTAGTCAGCGGCTGCATCCCGACAA TCTGCCAAGCATTTACTCGTCTCCTCCCACCCAACTGCAAGCTCTTCCTCCACTCGTCAATTCAAAGGGAATTCTGGATTCAACCTTCTCCTGGATAAGAAGAAGAGTTGAAAACTCCAAGCCAATACG TTTATGCTATCACACTGTCCAACCTTTGTCGGGCCATATGCCAAGGAGGCGGGCTTGTAGCAG GGTTTTAAAACGCGTTGGCCTCCAACTCAGAATTGTTTGGATTTTACGGACGCATTCGTGGCGTATAAGGACTTGCGGAG GTGTTACTGAACTGGACGTTACACGATCGAAGCAATATCTCACAACTCCATTCTACGGCCGAAATAATTATCCTCCAAAAATGAACTGCTATTATGCCTTAACGGCGCAGCCGGGAAACAGAATATTGATAAAAATACTGGACGTCGACATGGAAGCACAGATATTCCGCAACTGTCTGGATTTCATAGGTTTTTATGAAG ggaaGCATGTTCAGTTCTCTCGTCCTTATTTGTCATTCTGTGGCCAACTCAAAGACAGACAG GTAACCTCACAAGGTCCTGCACTAACAATTCTTTTCTCGTCTGACGAACTGATTGAAGGACGAGGAGCAAACATTAGTTATGAAGCTGTTG CTTTCGGAGAATGCGATGCTGGATGGCTAAGTAGAGAGGACGGGAATTGTTATAGATACATAGAAGCACAACCGAAGGTTGGATGGGTGGATGCACAG GATCAGTGCAGCCAAATGCAGGCCAATCTCGCTTCCATTCGCAACAAACGAGATTTCGATTATATGATCG CACATGCTTGGATTGGATATACAGATGCCGATGATGAGGGGAGCCTTATGAGCGTCGACAGCACGTCAAACGCTATTTGGCC AAAACAGACCATACAGGAGAATGGTGACGTGAACGACTGCCTCTATCTCGACTACTCCCGTTCCGGTCGAGATTTATACCGATTGGCAGATTGTCGCAAAAAGCAAACGTTCATTTGTCAGAAACGTAGCA ACTGGTCAACCGTTGCAGTCGAATCTCAACGAGACCGTATTCGAAGAGGTGCCTATTCGTCAAGTGCTGACTATACAATTTGGCTTCTCATATTGGTTGCTTTGATCCTATTTGTCATCTTGTTCTGTATTTTACTCAACG CCTGTTTAAAAAACCGGGAACGTAATAGAGTGTCTAACTCAGAAAGTAATCAGTTCTTTCACGGATCTGATACATGTCAAATCGAGCAGAATGAAGCACCTCATAAGTCTGGACCTGAGGATCAAGTTGATCACCACACAGCTACAG TCTGTGATCATGGAACGAGACAACGAAAAGCAGTTCACTTGTCTCCTACACAAACTCATGTTGTTGCGAATGTATTGGAACTGCACCCTTTCCCAGTTAGAGAGCTTCCTAAGCTTGTGGATGAAGTACAACAACGAACTTCTGAAGTCTCACGGTCTATGGCAAAAGATCAATTCTTTGCTCCCGTTGTGGATGTCTTTCCTGCACTGCCACCGACGAGTTTGCCTCCGTTATCCATTCATGAAACGACTCCTCAAAGTATGAACACAAG GGAAGAAAGCTTTTTACGGAACAAGCAAAGTTCTCATCTGTTTGATCGTCCAAAGATGAATGTGTTGGAAAACGTATCAGCAATCTCTCTGGATGAATTCTGGAGCAATACCAAGAACTAA
- a CDS encoding hypothetical protein (NECATOR_CHRX.G24966.T1), with product MVSHSSPNKRDTSSLSPIGNIMGLTEHTMVRRLPAHLKGVAKAVFDSITNLEKQDWRCAVSKLQQHFSTEHHLDLAREKLMDMKMDPSESPIVFSNRIRRNILDAYPNNDYKEKCDFLQTAIFTNGLLSTIKQKLKLLGPFPSDYNQLLTSGTYLQPNKS from the coding sequence ATGGTTAGCCACAGCTCACCAAACAAGAGGGACACATCGTCCTTGTCACCAATAGGCAATATCATGGGCTTAACCGAACATACAATGGTTCGTCGTCTACCAGCTCATTTGAAAGGAGTAGCTAAAGCAGTTTTTGATAGTATAACTAATCTCGAAAAGCAAGATTGGCGATGTGCTGTTTCTAAATTACAACAACACTTCTCCACAGAACATCATCTTGATTTAGCTCGAGAAAAACTTATGGACATGAAAATGGATCCGTCCGAATCTCCTATTGTATTTTCCAACAGAATACGACGAAACATTTTGGACGCATATCCAAATAATGACTATAAGGAAAAATGTGATTTCCTTCAAACAGCCATTTTTACCAACGGTCTTCTATCCACCATCAAGCAAAAACTCAAACTGCTCGGTCCCTTTCCCTCGGATTACAACCAATTGCTTACAAGCGGAACGTATCTTCAACCTAACAAGTCCTGA